In Gracilibacillus salitolerans, the sequence GAATTGGCGTTTTACGTTGCAGCCTCGACCAGTACCATGGCATATTAGGAAAGCATATTACAATTTTCCATCATTAGTCCGATTATATTGGACACATATCAGCAAGGAAGTAACAAAAAGTCATACTTTTTATGATGAGGGTATTAGTTTGTCTTCTGGTATCCCGGCCTATTACCTAAGAGACAAGGTACAAGCTGAAAAGAAAAGTTATTATTTTCCTGTCAGACAGTTTAAACAGGCAGTAACGCCTGTCATTGATGATTTACGTAAACAGGATACTATATATACTGCTTCAGAATCGATGTATAGTGAACTAGAGATAAATAATTATCAGGTAAAGTATTATGCAGATCCTTATTATAAAGAATCACTCTACCGTGTTTTACTGTTAGATGAAGCAAAAAGCTATCAACTGCAACACTTATCTATTTTATCAGCAAACAATCTGCCAAACAGGAGGAATATCGAAGAATTTATTCGTATGTCCGAATACTTAGTTAAACAGAACATCGCTTTTAGGTGGTATTTCTATGGCGATAATCAGAATGAAGCAATGATACGTAGCTATATTAAAAGTCATCACTTAGAGAAAAATGTTGTGTTTACCGGTGAGATAGCAAATGTCTTTCGATATTTGGAAAAAGCAGATGTCTATGTAGAATGGAATAAGCAATCTTCTATCTATTTTGAAGCAGAAACGATGCAGAAGCCTATCGTTCATTTAAAAAATCACAATCAGATCTTATCGAATAGGTGGTACAGGATCGCACAGACGTTAAAAACGATTGAAAAAAATAAAAATATATAGGCTGTCATTCGACTAAATTCCGAGAATAAGGAATAAGTTCAACAAATAATGGACCATTTAAAATAAAAAATAGTAAATTTAAACCAAATTGTTCTTTAAAACGAATAAAAAATACGTTATAATAAAAACGTGATAGGAATAATAGTAATATCAGTGTTTAAAAATATAAATAAATTAGCAAATAAGAGGAGGAAAATAGTATGACAAAGCACACAGTAGTTGTGGCAGAGTCACAAACACTTTTTCGTGATATGATTACGAATTTTGTAGAGGATATGGAAGAATTCCAAGTGATTGGAACATTAAAGAATGGGCAAGAAGTCATCAATTTTATAAAAGAGAAAGAAGTTCGTCCCTTTTTAATATTATTAGATATTCATATGCCAGTTATGAATGGTTTAGAATGTGCGAAGCAATTAAAGGAAATGTATCCCAACATTAAGGTGGTGTTATTATCTGCTTATGATGACGAAGAATCGATCGAAACAGTATTGTCTGTTTCAGCTGATGGATACATATTAAAGAGTTCTGGCCTGGATGAATTTAAAGATACATTACGCTTTATTATTGATGGTAAATTCGTTGCTCCACAAAAGCTAGTTCAATATTTCTCGCATCGTTTAGAATCCTTACTAAAGATCGAACGGGAAAGTTCATTGCATTTTATTAAAGAACAATTTAACCAACATAAAGATTTGAATAATCGAGAATTTCAAATTATTCAATTGATGAAAAAAGGTTGGACAAATCGAATGATTGCCGATCAATTAGGAATCAGTGAAGGTACAGTCAAAAATTACTTGTCGCTTATTTATAAGAAGCTTCAAATCAAAAGCCGTGTGGAGCTTCTGCAAATTTTATCCGAAATGACCGGTTAATAACCTTACATTTTTTCCCGATAGGCTCGTGGAGAAACGCCGTAATATTTTTTGAAAACGCGATGGAAATAAGAGTAAGAACCAAATCCACAATTTTGTGCAATATTTTCGAGTGTCATCGTTGTATATTTCATTTGATTAATCGCTGCAGATACGCGAATGGATTGGGCGTACTCGATTAAAGTCTGGTTGACATGTTCTTTAAATAAGTGTACACATCTTGATACACTCAGATTACAATGATTGGCAATGTCTTCTACCTTAAAACCTTGTTTTGTCGCGTTTTCCTCAATAAAGCGCATCATCTTCGTCACAACATATGGTCGGTATATATCATGTGACCTTTTATCAATCGCTCTTTGTAAAGACACACACAGTGCACTGACTAAATAGTAGGTAAGTTCACTGTTTCTTTCTTTTGTTGGTCGTCTTTCCTCAATGATAAGGTGATGCCAGAAGTCCAATACAGCTTCATCAAGTGTGATTTTTGTAAAAGTTGGGGCATCCTTGAAGCGTTGGTCAATCCATTCTCCCTCACAATATAAATGAAAATCACCACTTTGTTGTCCTTCCTCCACATATAACTCATAATTTTCACCAGGTTTAATAATTAGTAGATCGCCTTTTTCCGCTACATGTGTGTCATCGTTTACCTTAACCCGTGAGAGTCCCTCTGTTTGAAGCCGAAATAAATAAGACGCATACCGCGACTGATGCGACGTGTGATAACCATAACGATAATTATGATAAGAATATCCACAAAATCCAATTTTCATAAGAAAATCCTCCATCCTTAAAAGAGATAATATTCATCAAAGTAAATATGCAAGCCCGTTTTTAGAACAGCAAGCGTATATTCCTGTTGCATAAGAGAAGCAGTAATCAATAAATTCAAAGAAAAATAATTATTAATAGCAAAATAGTTCATGTTTTGATTATATCATTTATGTTCAAATTGTATATCATCATTTATTATAATAATAACTTATTGTTGCAAATGAAAAGGGTAACAATTTTAAAACAAACTATTTTAATTTCTAATACTTAGAATTGTTAACCCTTATTAATTACGCAAATAGGAAAGGTGAAGGAGGAGCCATAATGAACGTTTTAATATGGAACGAATACAGACATGAACAACATGATCAAGAAGTAGCAAAAATTTATCCAAAAGGGATTCATGAAGTGTTAAAGGAATTTTTGCAAACAGATGATATCCAAGTGGAAACAGCTACATTAGACGAACCAGACCATGGTATTACTGATGAGAAATTGGCTAAGACAGATGTCATGCTGTGGTGGGGACATTTAGCTCACCATGAAGTAGCGGACGAGATTGTTGATAAAGTACATCAGCGTGTTTTAGAAGGGATGGGTTTAATTGTGCTCCATTCCGGTCATTTCTCAAAAATCTTCCAGAAATTAATGGGAACAGGCTGTGATCTAAAATGGCGTGAAGCAGATGAGAAAGAAAGAATGTGGGTAGTCAATCCATCCCATCCGATTGTGGAAGGTATCGGAGAATACATTGAAATAGAAAAAGAAGAAATGTATGGCGAACATTTTGATATTCCTGCACCAGATGAGTTAGTGCTTGTCAGCTGGTTTGAAGGCGGAGAGGTGTTCCGTTCCGGTTGTACATATCGTAGAGGGCATGGGAAAGTGTTTTATTTCCGTCCAGGTCATGAAGGATATCCAACATACTACCATAAAGATGTCCAAAAAGTAATTCAAAATGCAGTGAGATGGGCTAAACCAACTACAAGAGAATTTTCTAGCTATGGAAATGCTCAACCATTAGAAGAGATAAAGTAAGACTCCCATCAGTGGGGTTTTTGATCCCCACTGATGGTTAGCGCCGTGATAAAACCAATATCATAAGAGGAGAAGTGAATTATGGATAAATTAAAAGTTGCAGTGATTGGCTGTGGAAGTATTGCGATTCATCGTCATTTACCAGAATATCAGGCAAATCCTTTTGTTGAGATTGTTGCCGTTTGTGATATTAAAGAGGAGCGTGCCCAGTTAACAGGATCTAAGTACAATGCACAGGCGTATACCGATTATAAGCAAGCAATAACAGACTCTAAGGCAGACCTTGTCAGTGTTTGTTTACCGAATTATTTACATGCCCCTGTTTCAGTTTTTGCAGCAGAACAAGGAAAGCATGTCTTATGTGAAAAGCCAATGGCAACTTCAGAAGAAGAAGCACAACAAATGATTGAGGCTAGCAATAACGCTGGTAAAAAATTAATGATTGCACATAACCAACGCTTTGTTCCTAGCCATGAGAAAGCGAAACAGTTAATCGCAAATGGTGAGATCGGAAAAGTATACAGCTTCCGTACAACGTTTGGCCACGGTGGACCAGAAGGATGGAGCATCGATGGAAAAGAAAGCTGGTTCTTCCGTAAAGAAGAAGCGTTTATTGGTGCGCTCGGTGACCTTGGCGTACATAAGGCAGATATGATTCGTTATATATTAGGTACCGAATTTTCCGAAGTAGCAGCAATGATTGAGGCATCTGCTAAAGAAAACAGTGATGTAGACGATCAGGCTGTAACCATTTTACGTAGTGAGAACGGCATTATTGGAACATTAACAGCAAGCTGGGCATATGGAGCAGGTGAGGATAACTCCACCGTTATTTATGGTGAGAAGGGTATGCTCCGTCTTGAGGATGATCCTGCTTACGGCTTAATAGCAACCTATACTGATGGATCAAAAGTAAATTATGAACTTGGCCAAATCCAAACAAATGATAGTGGCGGTCAAACTTCATCAGGTGTAGTCGATCATTTTGTCGATAGTGTACGAAATGATACAAAACCGTTGATTGATGGAGAAGAAGGATATAAATCACTACAAATTATCCTTGCAGCATTAGAAGCAAATAAAACGAAGAAAAATATATCGTTATAATGAGAAACTTCAATCAGTGGGGATTGTCTTCATTTCCACTGATTGTTCACCATGATAATAAGAGGAGGAGAAAATGATGAAACTAGGCGTATTTACTGTTCTTTTTTCAGATAAAAACTTCGAAGAAATGCTGGATCACGTTAAAGCAAGTGGGTTAGATGCAGTGGAAATCGGAACTGGTGGTTATCCAGGAGATGCTCATTGTAAAATTGATCAATTATTAGAGGATTCAGTGAAACGCGAGCAATATTTGCGGGCGGTAAAGAAGAGAGACTTAACGATTAGTGCCTTTAGTTGTCATGGAAACCCGCTAACCCCCGATAAGCAATTTGCGGAAGAAAGTGATCAAATTCTTCGTAAAACAATTGAACTTGCTGGGCTTACCGACGTACCAGTCGTTAACTGTTTTTCAGGAACTCCTGGTGACCAGGAAAACGCTAAAGCACCAAACTGGCCTGTCGCTCCATGGCCAACGGAATATGCAGATGTTTTAGAATGGCAATGGGAAGAAAAACTCGTACCATATTG encodes:
- a CDS encoding glycosyltransferase, with amino-acid sequence MKKVLFIIDPLDPGLSIEHQLYLIHHHLASDTEIYVKSLDNHPLFSRQLNKEIYRLASINHVISSLRKDSCYPKNWRFTLQPRPVPWHIRKAYYNFPSLVRLYWTHISKEVTKSHTFYDEGISLSSGIPAYYLRDKVQAEKKSYYFPVRQFKQAVTPVIDDLRKQDTIYTASESMYSELEINNYQVKYYADPYYKESLYRVLLLDEAKSYQLQHLSILSANNLPNRRNIEEFIRMSEYLVKQNIAFRWYFYGDNQNEAMIRSYIKSHHLEKNVVFTGEIANVFRYLEKADVYVEWNKQSSIYFEAETMQKPIVHLKNHNQILSNRWYRIAQTLKTIEKNKNI
- a CDS encoding response regulator; the protein is MTKHTVVVAESQTLFRDMITNFVEDMEEFQVIGTLKNGQEVINFIKEKEVRPFLILLDIHMPVMNGLECAKQLKEMYPNIKVVLLSAYDDEESIETVLSVSADGYILKSSGLDEFKDTLRFIIDGKFVAPQKLVQYFSHRLESLLKIERESSLHFIKEQFNQHKDLNNREFQIIQLMKKGWTNRMIADQLGISEGTVKNYLSLIYKKLQIKSRVELLQILSEMTG
- a CDS encoding helix-turn-helix transcriptional regulator; translated protein: MKIGFCGYSYHNYRYGYHTSHQSRYASYLFRLQTEGLSRVKVNDDTHVAEKGDLLIIKPGENYELYVEEGQQSGDFHLYCEGEWIDQRFKDAPTFTKITLDEAVLDFWHHLIIEERRPTKERNSELTYYLVSALCVSLQRAIDKRSHDIYRPYVVTKMMRFIEENATKQGFKVEDIANHCNLSVSRCVHLFKEHVNQTLIEYAQSIRVSAAINQMKYTTMTLENIAQNCGFGSYSYFHRVFKKYYGVSPRAYREKM
- a CDS encoding ThuA domain-containing protein, whose protein sequence is MNVLIWNEYRHEQHDQEVAKIYPKGIHEVLKEFLQTDDIQVETATLDEPDHGITDEKLAKTDVMLWWGHLAHHEVADEIVDKVHQRVLEGMGLIVLHSGHFSKIFQKLMGTGCDLKWREADEKERMWVVNPSHPIVEGIGEYIEIEKEEMYGEHFDIPAPDELVLVSWFEGGEVFRSGCTYRRGHGKVFYFRPGHEGYPTYYHKDVQKVIQNAVRWAKPTTREFSSYGNAQPLEEIK
- a CDS encoding Gfo/Idh/MocA family protein; amino-acid sequence: MDKLKVAVIGCGSIAIHRHLPEYQANPFVEIVAVCDIKEERAQLTGSKYNAQAYTDYKQAITDSKADLVSVCLPNYLHAPVSVFAAEQGKHVLCEKPMATSEEEAQQMIEASNNAGKKLMIAHNQRFVPSHEKAKQLIANGEIGKVYSFRTTFGHGGPEGWSIDGKESWFFRKEEAFIGALGDLGVHKADMIRYILGTEFSEVAAMIEASAKENSDVDDQAVTILRSENGIIGTLTASWAYGAGEDNSTVIYGEKGMLRLEDDPAYGLIATYTDGSKVNYELGQIQTNDSGGQTSSGVVDHFVDSVRNDTKPLIDGEEGYKSLQIILAALEANKTKKNISL